A single genomic interval of Nocardioides palaemonis harbors:
- a CDS encoding PH domain-containing protein gives MGATPVLRAPAHQVSPRAVAYWRVSALLGDVVLVAAATAAWLLVPRVPGWVGLLVALLAVGSVVHVVAMPRIRFRVHRWEVNDLAVHTREGWVGRTSRIAPISRVQTVDSRQGALMRLFGLASITVTTASASGPITVDCLDAEVARDVVGRLTAITATTEGDAT, from the coding sequence ATGGGGGCAACGCCCGTCCTGCGCGCGCCCGCACACCAGGTCTCGCCGCGCGCCGTCGCCTACTGGCGGGTCTCGGCCCTGCTCGGCGACGTCGTGCTGGTGGCCGCGGCGACCGCCGCCTGGCTGCTGGTGCCCCGCGTCCCGGGCTGGGTCGGGCTGCTGGTCGCGCTGCTCGCCGTGGGGTCGGTCGTGCACGTGGTGGCGATGCCGCGGATCCGCTTCCGGGTCCACCGCTGGGAGGTCAACGACCTCGCGGTCCACACCCGCGAGGGCTGGGTCGGACGTACCAGCCGGATCGCGCCGATCAGCCGCGTCCAGACCGTCGACTCGCGCCAGGGCGCCCTGATGCGGCTCTTCGGGCTTGCCTCGATCACCGTCACGACCGCGTCGGCGTCCGGCCCGATCACCGTCGACTGCCTCGACGCCGAGGTCGCGCGCGACGTGGTCGGCCGGCTGACCGCGATCACGGCCACCACCGAGGGCGACGCGACGTGA
- a CDS encoding helix-turn-helix domain-containing protein, whose amino-acid sequence MTEAAGLLSLLCEMLRHTRIGAGVTLPAMAEHLSVSKGFLSEVERGLKPPSARVVQRYDEILGGEGVLIGLLEDLRVSSARAAASSAPRPEGAAEGVPGDEVTFLDESPDDVELMAGETHEKWWRISNSGSVPWVDRHLRRTGRRSGPEVPGAAASIVIPTVLPGEEVTLRTTLIGAFVPGTRIIRYKMVDSTGQELFPSLPYGLTAQVTSLQS is encoded by the coding sequence ATGACCGAAGCGGCCGGCCTGCTCAGCCTCCTGTGCGAGATGCTCCGTCACACTCGCATTGGTGCCGGCGTGACCCTGCCCGCGATGGCCGAACATCTCAGCGTGTCCAAGGGCTTCCTGTCCGAGGTGGAGAGAGGTTTGAAGCCCCCATCGGCTCGAGTGGTGCAGCGCTATGACGAGATCCTCGGCGGTGAGGGCGTTCTGATCGGCCTGCTGGAAGATCTCCGCGTGAGCTCGGCTCGCGCCGCCGCTTCGTCGGCGCCCCGGCCCGAAGGCGCGGCGGAGGGGGTCCCGGGAGACGAGGTGACGTTCCTCGACGAGAGCCCCGACGACGTGGAGCTCATGGCCGGCGAGACTCACGAGAAGTGGTGGCGGATCTCGAACTCCGGGTCCGTGCCGTGGGTTGACCGGCACCTACGTAGGACCGGCCGGCGCAGCGGCCCCGAGGTGCCTGGTGCCGCAGCATCGATCGTCATCCCGACCGTTCTCCCTGGCGAGGAGGTGACCCTGCGAACCACGCTGATCGGTGCATTCGTCCCAGGGACGCGGATCATCCGCTACAAGATGGTCGACAGCACCGGCCAGGAGCTCTTCCCATCGCTCCCCTACGGCCTCACGGCGCAGGTGACGTCCCTCCAAAGCTAG
- a CDS encoding DUF6338 family protein translates to MTIPSSVTQLLVMLVLVIPGFVYQAVRIRIVGRKPGDTDLPTRILRAIVISTMFALIYLAVLGPEITTAAQDQAQLAGHPRRFALMSFVAAFVVPTISAIAFNRGEIDLKVNRKLILHPIKTIRSEEWTRYDLRPSAWDVAFQGARVGFVRARMADGTWVAGYYGPNSYASSHPDPQNLFLELAFAVDSTGKIGEPIVGSAGVVIDCRNALVVELLKIEPEQAEPDPIGPPPQTPSLGAQ, encoded by the coding sequence ATGACCATTCCCTCTTCCGTGACGCAGTTGCTGGTCATGCTCGTCCTGGTGATCCCAGGTTTCGTCTACCAGGCCGTGCGTATCCGCATCGTTGGGCGCAAGCCTGGGGACACCGACCTACCCACCCGCATCCTTCGAGCGATCGTGATCAGCACTATGTTCGCGCTGATCTATCTCGCCGTCCTCGGCCCGGAGATCACCACCGCGGCGCAGGATCAGGCACAGCTGGCCGGCCACCCGCGCCGCTTCGCCCTGATGAGCTTCGTGGCCGCATTCGTCGTCCCCACCATCAGTGCCATCGCGTTTAACCGCGGCGAGATCGACCTGAAGGTCAACCGGAAGTTGATCCTGCACCCGATCAAGACGATTCGGTCCGAGGAATGGACCCGCTACGACCTGCGTCCGTCTGCGTGGGACGTGGCGTTCCAGGGCGCGCGCGTGGGTTTCGTACGAGCGCGGATGGCCGACGGCACCTGGGTTGCGGGCTACTACGGGCCCAATTCCTACGCCTCTTCCCATCCGGACCCTCAAAACTTGTTCCTCGAGCTGGCGTTCGCTGTCGACTCGACCGGCAAGATTGGAGAGCCGATCGTTGGGTCGGCCGGCGTTGTGATTGATTGCAGGAATGCCCTGGTCGTTGAGCTGCTCAAGATCGAACCCGAACAGGCAGAACCCGACCCCATCGGACCCCCGCCACAGACACCCAGTCTTGGGGCACAATGA
- a CDS encoding RES domain-containing protein, which translates to MAATGTSTDATTDPEVRVCQSTGLVLVPFPTRGTWRVFKNNRPAVSGRPREGQPPKKWNRFDLPGEHGTVYSATTRRGALAEVLASFKPRTSQILELMREAFNDVDEGDDPITREWDELGHMRPGHIAQVWRAERRLIQLHHRTPPEVGPYVHIEHHESIAAISESCADLLTDLGVEELDVSELRSNDRELTCSLAEWISAQYLDDGAVPVGIRYASRHSTEWECWATIPPPPYGNLAPAGAERDLSNRDPDLEYVAKLFGLTFH; encoded by the coding sequence ATGGCAGCAACGGGGACCAGCACGGACGCGACCACCGACCCTGAGGTTCGGGTGTGCCAGTCGACCGGGCTGGTCCTCGTCCCGTTCCCGACCCGCGGCACCTGGCGGGTCTTCAAGAACAACCGGCCGGCCGTCAGCGGCCGCCCCCGAGAAGGGCAGCCACCCAAGAAGTGGAACCGCTTCGATCTACCCGGCGAACACGGCACGGTGTACAGCGCCACCACCCGACGGGGAGCCCTGGCTGAGGTCCTCGCCTCGTTCAAGCCACGAACAAGCCAGATCCTTGAGCTGATGCGAGAGGCGTTCAACGACGTCGACGAGGGCGACGACCCCATCACCCGCGAGTGGGACGAGCTCGGTCACATGCGGCCCGGCCACATCGCGCAGGTCTGGCGCGCCGAGCGGCGCCTCATCCAGCTCCACCACCGCACGCCACCAGAGGTCGGCCCGTACGTCCACATCGAACACCACGAGTCGATCGCAGCGATCAGCGAGTCCTGCGCGGACCTCCTGACGGATCTGGGCGTCGAGGAGCTGGACGTCAGCGAGCTCCGCAGCAACGACCGAGAACTGACGTGCTCCCTCGCAGAGTGGATCTCAGCGCAGTACCTCGACGACGGTGCTGTGCCCGTAGGCATCCGCTACGCCTCGAGGCACAGCACGGAGTGGGAGTGCTGGGCCACGATCCCTCCCCCGCCGTACGGCAACCTGGCACCCGCAGGGGCGGAACGCGATCTGTCGAACCGTGACCCCGACCTCGAGTACGTCGCCAAGCTCTTCGGCCTCACCTTCCACTGA
- a CDS encoding helix-turn-helix domain-containing protein: MTPPTPSAGPSAGHAAGHAAGHAAGHAAGHAAGHAAGHAAGHATGTGLGAGSFDPARLTQARRLSGLTKKALAEAVGVTPVAVGQWEAGASPPRPQHLLAVCEELDLPLSFMLAGRPHARLEVSGAHFRSLRSAPGRDRERATAFTEQLWELTHAIETHVVLPPVDLPGFSAGELTAGDMPKDPVEAARELRRRWGVPAGRIPRVVRLLERRGIVVALNRFAGDQTGKVDAFSTSRLPRPLVVLTPDRADDVYRHRFSACHELGHLILHGDVEPGDRQQEREADQFAAEFLTPRAEIVPLLPKRMDMNALTKLSAEWGVSVSSLIYRCREVGTISEPTYRRAFQRLNQLTNMGLFQPHPVRDYPGEVPKLLIGAYELGEQAGVLDITGLADALCVRPKRVRELLGMPDDKPRLELVD, from the coding sequence GTGACGCCTCCCACCCCCTCTGCCGGCCCCTCTGCCGGCCACGCTGCCGGCCACGCTGCCGGCCACGCTGCCGGCCACGCTGCCGGCCACGCTGCCGGCCACGCTGCCGGCCACGCTGCCGGCCATGCGACGGGCACAGGTCTGGGTGCTGGGTCGTTCGACCCGGCGCGACTGACCCAGGCGCGCCGCCTGAGTGGCCTCACCAAGAAGGCCCTCGCAGAAGCGGTGGGCGTGACTCCCGTCGCCGTCGGCCAGTGGGAGGCCGGCGCAAGCCCGCCGCGCCCACAGCACCTGCTGGCGGTGTGCGAGGAACTCGACCTGCCGCTGTCGTTCATGCTCGCCGGACGCCCCCACGCCCGCCTGGAGGTGTCGGGGGCACACTTCCGCAGCCTGCGAAGCGCGCCCGGGCGGGATCGTGAACGCGCCACCGCGTTCACCGAGCAGCTGTGGGAACTCACCCACGCGATCGAAACCCACGTCGTACTGCCTCCGGTCGACCTGCCCGGCTTCAGCGCCGGCGAGCTCACCGCAGGCGACATGCCGAAGGACCCCGTCGAGGCAGCACGCGAGCTGCGGCGCCGTTGGGGCGTGCCAGCCGGGCGCATCCCGCGAGTCGTCCGCCTCCTCGAGCGTCGCGGCATCGTCGTCGCCCTCAACCGGTTCGCCGGCGACCAGACCGGCAAGGTCGATGCGTTCTCCACCTCCCGGCTACCCCGCCCGCTGGTGGTGCTCACACCAGATAGGGCCGACGACGTCTACCGTCACCGCTTCAGCGCATGCCACGAGCTCGGGCACCTGATCCTGCACGGCGACGTCGAACCGGGCGATCGCCAACAAGAGCGCGAGGCCGACCAGTTCGCCGCCGAGTTCCTCACCCCGCGCGCCGAGATCGTGCCGCTCCTCCCGAAGCGGATGGACATGAACGCACTGACGAAGCTCAGCGCGGAGTGGGGGGTCAGCGTCAGCTCGCTCATCTACCGCTGCCGCGAAGTCGGCACCATCTCCGAGCCCACCTACCGCCGCGCATTCCAGCGGCTGAACCAGCTCACCAACATGGGCCTCTTCCAGCCCCACCCGGTGCGGGACTACCCCGGCGAGGTGCCGAAGCTGCTGATCGGGGCCTACGAGCTGGGAGAGCAAGCAGGTGTCCTGGACATCACCGGGCTCGCAGACGCGCTGTGCGTGCGACCCAAGCGCGTACGCGAGCTCCTCGGTATGCCTGACGACAAGCCACGCCTCGAGCTCGTCGACTGA